One region of Pseudanabaena sp. BC1403 genomic DNA includes:
- a CDS encoding pitrilysin family protein — protein MPAIVIPRRLDVAAPDHSLNDLATKVPVSTAPTQHILPNGIKIIAEQVPVDAVNLSIWVDVGSAVESDDINGMAHFLEHMVFKGSERLGLGEFEQAIESHGGNTNAATSQDYTHFYINVAPKDFAKLAPLQLDIVLKASIPDEEFQRERHVVLEEIRRSEDNPDRRIYRHISELVYEQLPYRRAVLGPVDVIENVTSEQMRSFHRQWYAPQNMTIAVVGNLPVSEMIGVIADYFEQQNDEKMIGDKPTPQSFTPEKPFESIVRREVTDPSLKQARLSMSWRVSSLRDLSETYPLSILANILGSGRTSRLVQDLRENRRIVDRISVNNSAMRWQGTFQVFAKLNVEDVAIVEQAIREHILKLHETPVTDEELAKIRTQVSNRFIFGNESPKERAGIYGYYDRIIGSLEPALNYPDLIKAITKEDIQAAVRKYLNPDAYGILIVKP, from the coding sequence ATGCCAGCGATCGTCATTCCGCGTCGGTTAGATGTAGCTGCTCCTGATCATTCTCTCAATGATCTAGCTACAAAAGTGCCAGTATCCACTGCGCCTACTCAACATATTCTTCCCAACGGGATCAAGATTATTGCCGAACAGGTTCCTGTTGATGCGGTCAACCTTAGCATTTGGGTTGATGTTGGCTCTGCTGTTGAGAGCGATGACATCAACGGTATGGCGCATTTCCTAGAACATATGGTGTTTAAAGGTAGCGAGCGCCTTGGTCTAGGAGAATTTGAACAGGCGATCGAGTCTCATGGTGGTAACACAAATGCGGCAACTAGTCAGGACTATACACATTTTTATATCAATGTTGCGCCCAAGGACTTTGCCAAGCTTGCGCCATTGCAATTAGATATCGTGCTGAAGGCAAGCATTCCTGATGAAGAGTTCCAGCGCGAACGTCATGTGGTGTTAGAAGAAATTCGTCGCAGTGAAGACAATCCTGATCGCCGTATTTATCGGCATATTTCCGAGTTGGTATATGAGCAGCTACCCTATCGTCGTGCTGTACTTGGCCCCGTAGATGTGATTGAAAATGTCACTTCTGAGCAAATGCGATCGTTTCATCGTCAATGGTATGCGCCGCAAAATATGACGATCGCCGTTGTTGGAAATTTACCTGTCAGCGAGATGATCGGTGTGATTGCAGATTATTTTGAGCAGCAAAATGATGAGAAGATGATCGGCGATAAGCCTACACCACAATCCTTTACCCCAGAAAAGCCTTTTGAGTCTATTGTGCGGCGAGAAGTGACCGATCCAAGTCTCAAGCAAGCGCGGCTGAGTATGAGTTGGCGCGTCTCCAGTTTGCGAGACTTATCGGAAACTTATCCCCTGAGTATTTTGGCAAATATTCTTGGCAGTGGGCGTACTTCGCGCCTAGTGCAAGACCTGAGAGAAAATCGGCGCATTGTCGATCGCATTTCAGTGAACAATTCGGCGATGCGTTGGCAAGGCACATTCCAAGTATTTGCCAAGTTGAACGTAGAAGATGTTGCGATCGTCGAGCAAGCAATTCGTGAACATATTCTCAAATTGCATGAAACGCCTGTCACCGATGAGGAGTTGGCGAAAATTCGCACTCAAGTTAGCAATCGCTTTATCTTTGGTAATGAATCACCGAAGGAACGTGCTGGTATTTATGGCTATTACGATCGCATTATCGGGTCGCTAGAGCCAGCTTTAAATTATCCCGATTTGATTAAAGCAATTACCAAAGAGGACATCCAAGCCGCCGTTCGCAAATATCTCAATCCTGATGCTT